Genomic DNA from Spirochaetota bacterium:
ATGAATATTGCGTTTATTACAAGTGAGGCTTACCCCTTTGCCAAGACAGGAGGTCTTGGTGATTATTCATATTCACTGCCAAAGGCATTGGCAAAACGCGGGCACACCGTTCATCTTTTTTTACCCCGATATTATTGCGTTGATAAACACAGGCTTGAATGCACATTAATTGGTAAACCTTTACCGGTGCCAATAGGAAACGGTATTCGGTGGGCAGGTATATATTATACCAGTTATCTGGAAGGTGTTCATACTTATTTTATTGAACATGATGATTACTATGGACGTGATGGTTTGTATGACTGCAATGGAGTATCATACAATGATAATGCGGAACGCTTTATATATTTTTGCAGAGCATGTATTGAAGCATTTAAGCAGTTGGAGATAGTTCCGCAAATAATCCACTGTAATGATTGGCAAACTGCTTTGATTCCGTTATTTCTTAAAACTCATTATGCACAAGAACCAGTAGTGCAAAAAGCTAAATCAATTCTAACTGTTCATAACGTTGGTTATCAGGGCGTTTTTCCAAAAGAAGTTTTGTGGTTAATGCAGCTTTCAAATGATGCTTATAATTATGATGATCTTGAATTTTATGGCAATGTGAATTTTTTAAAAGCTGGTATTGTCTATGCTGATTGCATCACAACCGTCAGTAAAAAGTATGCTCGTGAAATACAGGAACAAGAATATGGATATGATTTATCTACTGATTTTAAGACCCATGCTGCAAAGCTTTTTGGTATTTTGAACGGTGTGGATTATGAACACTGGAATCCAGAGAAAGATAATTTAATTCCGTATAATTATTCTATCACAAATTTAAGCGGCAAGCGCAAATGCAAAAAATCGTTGCAGGAATTTTATGGCTTAACAAAAAATAATTCACCCATCATAGGATGCATAAGTCGTTTGACTTATCAAAAAGGGATAGATATTCTTATTAATACGCTGGACTGGCTTTTTTTTGATGAAAAAGATGTACAATTTGTTATTGTTGGTAGTGGTGAACAGTGGATTATTGAAAGATTTGAGGCATTGCGTGCAATGTTTCCTGATAGAATTGGTGTGTGGTGGGGATATAACGAGAAACTTGCACACTTAATAGAAGCTGGCAGCGATTTTTATGTTATGCCTTCTCGGTATGAGCCATCAGGCTTAAATCAGATGTATAGTTTGGCATATGGTACTATTCCTATAGTACGAGCAACAGGAGGATTGGACGATTCAATTGAACAATTTGATGTAAAATTAACAACGGGCAATGGATTTAAATATAAAAATAATGATAGTGCAGAACTTTATACAACTATTCGACATGCACTGCGAGTATATAAAAATAAAGTTATTATGAATACATTAATAAATAATGCAATGTTATTTAAAAGAAGCTGGGACGATACGGCAAAAGAGTATGAAGAGTTATATAAAGCTATTTCTTAAAATGTTTAGTAAAATGTTTATTGTATTTTTTTTAACGAGTATTATTTTATATAACGTGATTCCTTATCATGTTTATGCACAAATTAAATCAAAGAAAACAAGTGAAGATACTATTGAATATTATAATGTTCAGAATTATAAAAAGGATAAACCTCCAAAACTTGATCTGTCAAAAAATCCCTATGATACAATTATTATCACTATTTGCAAAAATGAAAATATTGACCCGCAATTAATACGCTGTATTATCAAAGTTGAATCTAATTTTAATAAAGATGCCGTTTCTGTGGCTGGAGCAATGGGTTTAATGCAACTTATGCAGGAAACTGCACGGGCATATAATGTTCAGGATCCATTTGATCCCCATCAGAATATCCAAGCTGGAGTAAAACATTTTAAATCGTTATTAACCGTTTTTAAAAATGATCTTGTTTTGGCTTTGGCTGCATATCATGCAGGTTTGGGAATTGTAAGAAAAAATATGGCTGTTCCAAATATAAAATCAACTATTACATATGTTAATGATGTAATGAAACTGTATCAACCAAGCGTATATTACGATTATTCTGCTAAAATAGAAAAACTGTATATGCATATAATGCCAGATGGAACAATAAGTATTACACAATAAGACCAAAAATTACGCTAAACCTTTACGGATTTCATTGATTTCAAATAGTGCCATCTTATTGTCAGGGTCAATATTGGCAACACGTTCAAAAATCTGTAATGCATCCTGATACATGCCTATTTTCTTATAAGCCATACCTAAAGCAAATAATGCATTGGTGAAGTTGGGGTCTAAACTTTGAGCTTTTTCAAGCAATTGTATTGCTTTCTCATAGTTCATCATCTGATAATATGCTGCACCACCAACGTAATATGCATACTTATTTCGTTTATCCATTTCTAAGTACTGTTCAATCAATTCAGTTGCCCTGCCAAAATTATTTACTCTGAAATAATTTTTTGCTAAATTATATATAAGTTTGCGATTATTTGGATAGAGCGTAAGACTTCTTTCTAAATAATCAATAGCTTCGTAGTATTTATGTTCATCAATTAATTTTTTTGTCTGTTTAATGATATCAACAGCTTCATCGCGAGCAAGTTCAATAACCAGTAACGTTATATCATCTTCTACAGGTGCTTTTCCTTTAAAACGCTGTACATCTTCAATTATGTAACTGGTAAAGTCATCCAAAGGTAGATGCCTGTTTTTAAGTGAAATTTCCATAAGCCTTTCAACCGAATATTCTTCACGTTCCATATTAGCTGCTTCAGGAATACCATCAGTATATAGCAATAGGCGGTCACCATATTTTAATTTTGTTTCTTTTTCTTCATAGGTTTCACGAGCTTCTTCAATAGCACCTATAAATAATCCATTGGTATCAAGAAGCTCTGTTCTGCCTTCATCAGAACGTATCAAAATTGCTTTTTGATGGCTTGCATTAGCATAGGTAACATTATAATCATCATCTATAACAACAAAAAAAGCAGTCATATAATCCTGAGTTTTAATGTGTTCAAGGATGTTTTGATTGACTTCCTGGAATACCCTTTTTGGTGAATCATATTGCTGGGTAGCAGAACTAAACGAAATTTTTGCCATCGACGTAATAAGAGCTGCAGGAATACCATGGCCAGATACGTCAGCAACCAATATCCCTAATTTATCTCCTTTCATCTGATAGACATCATAAAAGTCACCACCAATTTTTTCCATTGCAATATATCGTACTGAAAATTTCAGCTCATTCCAGTCATCAATGCGCCCTGGCAATATGCTCCGCTGAATATTGCTTGCTATCTCTAATTGTTTCTGAATCATATCATCTTTTTCTTTAAGGCTTGCCAGTGCTTCACGCAATTCTTCTGTTCGCTGTTCTACTTTTAACTCTAAGTTTTTTCTGTGTTCTTCAATTTCTTTTGCCATTTCAAGGATTGAAAATTCTATTTCGGCAAATTCTCTTTCATACGACATTACTCTAAACCATGCTTCCTGCCCTGAAGAAATTCTTTTTGTAACAATACCCATTTCATCCAGAATACGCATAACAGAATCTGAATTTATGTACATAAGAAAAACACCAGCAACAATAGAAATTAAGAAATAGGTAAGAATGTTTATATATCGGGTTTCTTCATATAAACGATGCTGTTCCATCATTGCAGCAAACGTTAAAAGAGTTATAATCATAAGTATTATGAAAAAGCTAAATTTAATACGCAAACCAATTAATCCACGAGGATAAATATTAATATTCCGTTGACGTAATTCCTGATATACCAGTGCTCTGTGTGGATTGGTTATAATCTCGGTTAATAGATAGGTTGACATCCCATATAATACAACAACTACTAAAACACCAATAGTTACTATTTTAATACCAATTTTCATTTTTATAATAGTTAATGTGCCGCTGGAGAGCATATCATAGTATCCAAAACCCATTAAAAAAAAGCCGCATAATGTACCAAATAAAGAAGCTGCAACCATATTGTACATTGGAAGATGTGATAATTGAATATACAACACCTGAAGATTTTCATCGCTTATTGAGGGATTAAGTGTTCCACCTTTAAATGCATTGTTAACGTCACGTAAAGATTTAAAAAATGCAGGAATTCCTAAAGGGGTTAAAAAACCAAATGTTAGATAATGCATTAAAGTTGGAATA
This window encodes:
- a CDS encoding glycogen/starch synthase, which encodes MNIAFITSEAYPFAKTGGLGDYSYSLPKALAKRGHTVHLFLPRYYCVDKHRLECTLIGKPLPVPIGNGIRWAGIYYTSYLEGVHTYFIEHDDYYGRDGLYDCNGVSYNDNAERFIYFCRACIEAFKQLEIVPQIIHCNDWQTALIPLFLKTHYAQEPVVQKAKSILTVHNVGYQGVFPKEVLWLMQLSNDAYNYDDLEFYGNVNFLKAGIVYADCITTVSKKYAREIQEQEYGYDLSTDFKTHAAKLFGILNGVDYEHWNPEKDNLIPYNYSITNLSGKRKCKKSLQEFYGLTKNNSPIIGCISRLTYQKGIDILINTLDWLFFDEKDVQFVIVGSGEQWIIERFEALRAMFPDRIGVWWGYNEKLAHLIEAGSDFYVMPSRYEPSGLNQMYSLAYGTIPIVRATGGLDDSIEQFDVKLTTGNGFKYKNNDSAELYTTIRHALRVYKNKVIMNTLINNAMLFKRSWDDTAKEYEELYKAIS
- a CDS encoding lytic transglycosylase domain-containing protein — encoded protein: MFIVFFLTSIILYNVIPYHVYAQIKSKKTSEDTIEYYNVQNYKKDKPPKLDLSKNPYDTIIITICKNENIDPQLIRCIIKVESNFNKDAVSVAGAMGLMQLMQETARAYNVQDPFDPHQNIQAGVKHFKSLLTVFKNDLVLALAAYHAGLGIVRKNMAVPNIKSTITYVNDVMKLYQPSVYYDYSAKIEKLYMHIMPDGTISITQ
- a CDS encoding SpoIIE family protein phosphatase, yielding MNIFEWLNRKFSYTFALCFFTIFGGWMSAVFGYYLGTSFILSEYNVMHSLAIKWLPLAVLIPTLMHYLTFGFLTPLGIPAFFKSLRDVNNAFKGGTLNPSISDENLQVLYIQLSHLPMYNMVAASLFGTLCGFFLMGFGYYDMLSSGTLTIIKMKIGIKIVTIGVLVVVVLYGMSTYLLTEIITNPHRALVYQELRQRNINIYPRGLIGLRIKFSFFIILMIITLLTFAAMMEQHRLYEETRYINILTYFLISIVAGVFLMYINSDSVMRILDEMGIVTKRISSGQEAWFRVMSYEREFAEIEFSILEMAKEIEEHRKNLELKVEQRTEELREALASLKEKDDMIQKQLEIASNIQRSILPGRIDDWNELKFSVRYIAMEKIGGDFYDVYQMKGDKLGILVADVSGHGIPAALITSMAKISFSSATQQYDSPKRVFQEVNQNILEHIKTQDYMTAFFVVIDDDYNVTYANASHQKAILIRSDEGRTELLDTNGLFIGAIEEARETYEEKETKLKYGDRLLLYTDGIPEAANMEREEYSVERLMEISLKNRHLPLDDFTSYIIEDVQRFKGKAPVEDDITLLVIELARDEAVDIIKQTKKLIDEHKYYEAIDYLERSLTLYPNNRKLIYNLAKNYFRVNNFGRATELIEQYLEMDKRNKYAYYVGGAAYYQMMNYEKAIQLLEKAQSLDPNFTNALFALGMAYKKIGMYQDALQIFERVANIDPDNKMALFEINEIRKGLA